A genomic region of Phocoena sinus isolate mPhoSin1 chromosome 18, mPhoSin1.pri, whole genome shotgun sequence contains the following coding sequences:
- the TEX30 gene encoding testis-expressed protein 30 isoform X2, which produces MNLPHLMSLASHLASHGFFSLRFTCKGLNIVHRIKAYKSVLNYLKTSGEYKLAGVFLGGRSMGSRAAASVMCHIEPDDADDFVRGLICISYPLHHPKQQHKLRDEDLFRIKDPVLFVSGSADEMCEKNLLEKVAQKMQAPNKIHWIEKASHSMAVKGRSTNDVFKEINTQILFWIQEITEMDKK; this is translated from the exons ATGAATCTTCCTCATTTGATGTCACTGGCATCCCATCTTGCATCTCACGGTTTTTTTAGCCTGAGATTTACCTGTAAAGGCCTTAATATTGTACATAGAATTAAGGCATATAAATCAGTTTTG AATTACCTAAAGACCTCAGGAGAATACAAACTTGCAGGTGTTTTCCTTGGAG GTCGTTCAATGGGCTCAAGAGCAGCTGCTTCTGTGATGTGTCATATTGAGCCAGATGATGCTGATGATTTTGTTCGAGGTCTCATTTGTATTTCCTATCCACTGCACCATCCAAAGCAGCAGCATAAACTTAGAGATGAAGATCTCTTTCGTATAAAAGATCCTGTACTGTTTGTGTCAGGCTCAGCAGATGAAATGTGTGAAAAG aacTTGTTGGAGAAAGTGGCACAGAAAATGCAAGCTCCTAATAAAATCCACTGGATTGAGAAAGCAAGTcattccatggcagtgaaaggaCGGTCAACAaatgatgttttcaaagaaataaatacacagattTTGTTTTGGATCCAGGAAATCACTGAAATGGACAAGAAATAA
- the TEX30 gene encoding testis-expressed protein 30 isoform X1, protein MSHTEVKLKIPFGNKLLDAVCLVPNKSLTYGIILTHGASGDMNLPHLMSLASHLASHGFFSLRFTCKGLNIVHRIKAYKSVLNYLKTSGEYKLAGVFLGGRSMGSRAAASVMCHIEPDDADDFVRGLICISYPLHHPKQQHKLRDEDLFRIKDPVLFVSGSADEMCEKNLLEKVAQKMQAPNKIHWIEKASHSMAVKGRSTNDVFKEINTQILFWIQEITEMDKK, encoded by the exons atgaGTCATACAGAG gttaaattaaaaataccttttgGAAATAAATTACTAGATGCTGTTTGTTTGGTACCTAACAAGAGCTTAACATATGGAATAATTCTTACACATGGAGCATCAGGAGATATGAATCTTCCTCATTTGATGTCACTGGCATCCCATCTTGCATCTCACGGTTTTTTTAGCCTGAGATTTACCTGTAAAGGCCTTAATATTGTACATAGAATTAAGGCATATAAATCAGTTTTG AATTACCTAAAGACCTCAGGAGAATACAAACTTGCAGGTGTTTTCCTTGGAG GTCGTTCAATGGGCTCAAGAGCAGCTGCTTCTGTGATGTGTCATATTGAGCCAGATGATGCTGATGATTTTGTTCGAGGTCTCATTTGTATTTCCTATCCACTGCACCATCCAAAGCAGCAGCATAAACTTAGAGATGAAGATCTCTTTCGTATAAAAGATCCTGTACTGTTTGTGTCAGGCTCAGCAGATGAAATGTGTGAAAAG aacTTGTTGGAGAAAGTGGCACAGAAAATGCAAGCTCCTAATAAAATCCACTGGATTGAGAAAGCAAGTcattccatggcagtgaaaggaCGGTCAACAaatgatgttttcaaagaaataaatacacagattTTGTTTTGGATCCAGGAAATCACTGAAATGGACAAGAAATAA